GAAGATGTAGGGAGGAAAAGATGATCAATGCAGATATTATCCTATTCACGCTTATGGTAGTGACTGGCGTTAATCTGGCCCGCTATCTCACCGCACTGCGTTCTCTTATCTACATTATGCGAGAAGCACACCCGCTCTTGTATCAACAAGTGGATGGCAACGGCTTTTTTACCACGCATGGGAATGTCACCAAGCAGGTGCGCCTCTATCACTACTTAAAAAGCCGCGAGTATCACCATCATCATGACCCTGTGTTTACTGGCAAATGCGACCGCGTACGCGAGCTGTTTGTTCTTTCTGTCAGCTTGATGGGGGTGACACTGCTGGCGGCGTTTCTTCTGTAAGCGAGTGCTTGGAAAATAACCCGCTTTCGCATTAGAATAGCGGTGAAAAAGTAAGGATGTGCCAACTGCACATCCTTTTTTATTGCCAGAGAGATTCACGAGCATGAGTAAACAGTTTGATGTCGTCATTATTGGTGCCGGAGCCGCAGGATTGATGTGCGCCGCCGAGGCGGGTCGTCGTGGCCGCCGGGTGCTGGTGGTCGATCACGCCAAAAAGCCAGGACGCAAAATCCTCATTTCCGGTGGTGGCCGTTGCAATTTCACCAATAATGATGTGTCAGCGAAAAATTATTTATGCCGCAACCCGCATTTCGTCAAGTCGGCGCTTTCTCAGTACAGTAATTGGGATTTTATCTCGATGATCTACAAGTACGGCATTGAGTTTGAAGAGCGCGATCATGGCCAGCTGTTTTGTGTCGATTCAGCGAAAGATATCGTCAACATGCTGCTCAGTGAGTGCGATCAACCCAACATCACTCAGCGCTACCAAGTGCAACT
This Vibrio navarrensis DNA region includes the following protein-coding sequences:
- the uspB gene encoding universal stress protein UspB — protein: MINADIILFTLMVVTGVNLARYLTALRSLIYIMREAHPLLYQQVDGNGFFTTHGNVTKQVRLYHYLKSREYHHHHDPVFTGKCDRVRELFVLSVSLMGVTLLAAFLL